Genomic window (Chitinophaga parva):
CAGGAGGGGACTGCCGGTTTGCTGCTACTTTTCTATTATCTTGCAAATCAAAACAAAACAATTCCTATGAGTAAGTTCTTCTCCTCCAAACTGGCTCCTAATTCTGTAAACACTGGGCTTTTCATTATCCGCGCCATCTTTGGCATTTTCCTGTGTATGCATGGCTGGCAGAAGCTGACGCATTTTTCTGAATATGCAAGTGCCTTCCCCGACCCCTTGCATGTGACACACCCGGTTTCGCTGGGACTTACCATCTTTGCTGAATTTTTCTGCAGCGCCCTCGTGGTGCTGGGATTGTTTACCCGCCTGGCCGCCGTGCCCGTGGTGATCTGCATGACCATTGTTACCTATGTGATCAACCGTCATGCGCCCATTACCGGCGAAGGGAGCCAGGGCCATGAAATGGGCATTCTCTTCCTGGCCGCATTCACCGCCATCCTGTTTGCCGGCGGTGGCCGTTTTTCACTGGATGGGTTGATCCGGAAAAAATAATTGTCCTAAGTCCCGGGTCTTAGGTCTTAGGTACCAGGCGCTGTGAAGTTCATTCCCTGGTACTTAGGATCTAAGACTTAAGACCTGAGACCTAATACCTAAGACAACTTTAACACCATGTTCACCAGCACTACCCAGATCCGCGTGCGGTATGGAGAAACAGACCAGATGGGGTATTTGTATTATGGCAATTACGCCCTGTATTATGAAGTAGGCCGTACAGACGCCATCCGCAGCCTGGGGCTTACTTACCGGGAAATGGAAGACATGGGCATCATGATGCCTGTGGCGGAAATGTATGTAAAGTACATCCGGCCCGCGTTTTACGATGACCTGATCACCGTGAAGACCATCCTCAAAGCCATGCCGGATTCGCATAAGATCGTTTTTAATTCAGAACTGTATAACGAAAAAGGAGAGCTGCTCAATGTGGGCACCGTAACCCTGGCCTTCATTGATGCAAAGACCAAGCGCCGGGCCTCCATGCCGGAAGCCATGCGCCAGCGTTTCCTGCCTTTTTTTACAGAAGAGGACCAGCCATGAGCCGCTACGGCATTATGCTTGCTTACTAAAGGGAGTTCTAATTTTCACCGCACATGGAAAAGATATTAGCCAGCATTAT
Coding sequences:
- a CDS encoding DoxX family protein; translated protein: MSKFFSSKLAPNSVNTGLFIIRAIFGIFLCMHGWQKLTHFSEYASAFPDPLHVTHPVSLGLTIFAEFFCSALVVLGLFTRLAAVPVVICMTIVTYVINRHAPITGEGSQGHEMGILFLAAFTAILFAGGGRFSLDGLIRKK
- a CDS encoding acyl-CoA thioesterase gives rise to the protein MFTSTTQIRVRYGETDQMGYLYYGNYALYYEVGRTDAIRSLGLTYREMEDMGIMMPVAEMYVKYIRPAFYDDLITVKTILKAMPDSHKIVFNSELYNEKGELLNVGTVTLAFIDAKTKRRASMPEAMRQRFLPFFTEEDQP